A window of the Cucurbita pepo subsp. pepo cultivar mu-cu-16 chromosome LG01, ASM280686v2, whole genome shotgun sequence genome harbors these coding sequences:
- the LOC111777343 gene encoding uncharacterized protein LOC111777343 — protein sequence MTMESRYLRDFQRHKPPSFDGGKVDPITAKNWLEAIETTFYFMNCPPKYEVHCGTYMLKGEAHFWWKGSQKTIIPQGEFSTWCQFKDAYLHKYYPITARVKMQTTFIALKQGDKSVEEYDLEFYRLARSSPAYVSSEELKGERFIAGLREKLRGNVASQSSFVYAKAL from the coding sequence ATGACTATGGAGTCCCGCTACTTAAGAGATTTCCAGAGGCATAAACCGCCTTCCTTTGACGGAGGCAAGGTGGATCCCATTACCGCTAAGAATTGGCTAGAGGCCATAGAAACGACCTTCTATTTTATGAACTGCCCACCAAAGTATGAAGTCCACTGCGGGACGTATATGTTGAAAGGAGAGGCGCACTTCTGGTGGAAGGGTTCTCAGAAGACCATTATACCACAAGGAGAGTTTAGTACATGGTGTCAGTTTAAAGATGCGTATCTCCACAAATATTACCCAATCACTGCCAGAGTGAAAATGCAGACAACATTCATCGCACTGAAACAGGGAGACAAATCAGTGGAGGAATATGACTTGGAGTTCTATAGGCTGGCAAGGTCTTCTCCAGCGTATGTTAGTTCTGAGGAGTTGAAGGGCGAACGATTTATCGCTGGCCTGAGGGAGAAACTAAGGGGGAATGTGGCATCCCAGTCATCCTTCGTCTATGCGAAAGCCCTTTAA